One Brevibacterium spongiae DNA segment encodes these proteins:
- a CDS encoding MFS transporter has translation MYVFTVVMMGTTLPTPLYPLYEERFGFGTAFTTQLFAIYTVGVIGALIIFGRLSEGLGRRPVLSLGVIFSIASAVLFLIGSHIGLLLTGRVLSGLAAGIFTSTATVTVLENAPAGRERLAGSLATAANMGGLGLGILSSGLLARFAPAPLLTPFLVNALMLVIAGLALIFVRDRTRGGATAVRLQLPGIPASAKRMFLAASPGATTGFAVCGLYSAIAPSFIGQTLHVTSTAVTGAVVFLLFGASATAQVLLRGLSDRRLIIGGTVTMIVSMGALVCALMAGSLPVLIASAALAGAGQGLVFMTGMRAITAVTAPEHRTEATTSYFILAYVFISVPAIGAGFLAAEVGLANATVVFAVAVAVVCVLGLVAARRFGSVT, from the coding sequence GTGTACGTATTCACCGTCGTCATGATGGGCACCACCCTGCCGACGCCCCTCTACCCGCTCTATGAGGAGCGGTTCGGGTTCGGCACCGCATTCACCACTCAGCTCTTCGCGATCTACACGGTCGGGGTCATCGGCGCGCTCATCATCTTCGGTCGGCTCTCCGAGGGACTGGGGCGACGGCCGGTGCTCAGCCTCGGGGTGATCTTCTCGATCGCCTCGGCGGTGCTCTTCCTCATCGGATCCCACATCGGCCTGCTGCTGACCGGCCGAGTCCTGTCCGGTCTGGCCGCGGGGATCTTCACGTCGACCGCCACCGTCACCGTGCTCGAGAACGCGCCGGCCGGGCGCGAACGACTCGCGGGATCCTTGGCCACGGCGGCGAATATGGGCGGGCTGGGACTCGGGATCCTGTCCTCCGGACTGCTCGCCCGCTTCGCCCCCGCTCCCCTGCTCACGCCGTTCCTCGTCAACGCGCTCATGCTCGTCATCGCAGGCTTGGCGCTCATCTTCGTGCGGGACCGGACGCGCGGCGGGGCGACGGCTGTGCGGTTGCAGCTGCCGGGGATTCCCGCCTCGGCGAAGCGCATGTTCCTAGCCGCCTCACCTGGGGCGACCACCGGCTTCGCGGTGTGCGGGCTGTATTCGGCGATCGCGCCGAGCTTCATCGGTCAGACCCTGCACGTGACGTCGACCGCGGTCACGGGCGCCGTCGTGTTCCTTCTCTTCGGCGCCTCGGCGACCGCGCAGGTGCTGCTGCGCGGGTTGAGCGACCGTCGGCTCATCATCGGCGGGACCGTGACCATGATCGTGAGCATGGGTGCTCTCGTATGCGCGCTCATGGCAGGGTCGCTGCCGGTGCTCATCGCCTCCGCAGCGTTGGCCGGTGCCGGGCAGGGGCTCGTGTTCATGACCGGGATGCGTGCGATCACCGCGGTGACCGCGCCAGAACACCGCACCGAGGCGACCACCTCGTACTTCATCCTCGCGTACGTGTTCATATCGGTGCCGGCGATCGGTGCCGGATTCCTCGCCGCCGAGGTGGGACTGGCGAATGCGACCGTCGTCTTCGCCGTCGCGGTGGCCGTCGTGTGTGTGTTGGGACTCGTGGCGGCCCGGAGGTTCGGGTCAGTGACGTGA
- a CDS encoding HdeD family acid-resistance protein: MSTEDPRTESTPPRTEAAPQAIAAASRLGWPMVVRGILGVVFGIVTVFWPRDSSNPLQLSMPTEVVDHLAIGYLILFALALVFQAVRSPLNVRTAIFGQAVIAIPAIVFLFLADHPAELRAALSIWALLHGALEFWAYRQLRSQPMASDFLIASGVHVLLGIILVFGDGMEALSILGFTGAATLIAGVIFIIGGYSRLSKGRQLAKLGALPEQIDTPTEATDRADAAPSRAADAADDTNPSDAADTSDPADAADESDRTTEATGDDAENPNDPENDTPATKEP; this comes from the coding sequence ATGAGTACCGAAGATCCGCGCACCGAATCCACACCCCCGCGAACCGAGGCCGCCCCGCAGGCCATTGCCGCAGCGAGCCGACTCGGCTGGCCCATGGTCGTGCGCGGAATCCTCGGCGTCGTCTTCGGCATCGTCACCGTCTTCTGGCCCCGCGATTCGAGCAATCCGCTGCAGCTGAGCATGCCGACCGAGGTCGTCGACCACCTCGCCATCGGCTACCTCATCCTCTTCGCCCTGGCCCTGGTCTTCCAGGCCGTACGCTCGCCGTTGAACGTGCGCACCGCGATCTTCGGTCAGGCCGTCATCGCGATCCCGGCCATCGTCTTCCTGTTCCTCGCCGACCACCCCGCCGAACTGCGTGCGGCCCTGAGCATCTGGGCCCTGCTGCACGGTGCCCTCGAATTCTGGGCCTACCGACAGCTGCGATCCCAGCCCATGGCCTCGGACTTCCTCATCGCCTCCGGAGTCCACGTCCTGCTCGGCATCATCCTCGTCTTCGGCGACGGCATGGAGGCCCTGTCGATCCTCGGCTTCACGGGAGCGGCGACCCTCATCGCCGGCGTGATCTTCATCATCGGCGGCTACTCCCGCCTGAGCAAGGGCCGCCAGCTGGCAAAGCTCGGTGCCTTGCCCGAACAGATCGATACCCCCACCGAGGCGACCGACCGCGCCGACGCTGCCCCCTCGCGTGCCGCTGACGCCGCCGACGATACGAACCCGTCCGATGCTGCGGACACGTCCGACCCAGCCGATGCCGCCGACGAATCCGATCGCACGACCGAGGCCACCGGCGATGATGCCGAGAATCCCAACGATCCCGAGAACGACACCCCAGCGACGAAAGAGCCCTGA
- the otsB gene encoding trehalose-phosphatase, producing the protein MSTVEHESATESRLATIAASVRSSELLGDLAEASRRLDPVLFRRLFELSRSPSLLVATDYDGTIAPIVDVPSQAFPLEGSVDSLRALALLPSTSAGVISGRSLRDLAAMSRLPREVHLFGSHGGETDTFTIDTLTETQRTVLADFRADLTRTLPRDVIEHKTTGAAVHLRGLDETDRREIEAAVEKLASAHPIHPTRGKQVIDLSVVPSSKADALTRLRSQTGAEAVVFIGDDTADEFALETLGADDLGLKVGAEAAPTHADFRLDSPAEVSIVLSALFELRKSWLFGRRATPIQRHSLIGNGQSTALIDPAGSICWMPHPLPHSASMFSEVLGTEAAGFFAVSPENGAAPLTQRYLGNSTLLETRWAGLSCVDYLAPVDGHSDDTIVVRVLTGDTPTRIRFAPRLDYATVPTRMTRTDDGVAVLGTAEPIELHAPGIDFDIIENGDSHTAAATVVPSQQSGGSVVLVLACGSGTGDAGYMATGGEHHVRERALNFWTNWVDSLTLPSHHREEVIRSAITLRALCHEPTGGVLAAPTTSLPEGIGGVRNWDYRYTWLRDGSMTVRALLALGSTGEAEGFLSWLSGILERTVSPEQLHPLYAVDGSALTTEAVLNHLPGYAGSRPVRVGNAAEHQVQLDVFGPVTELLDELSDHLGELPEDYWTLTCQMVEAVGKRWFEADHGIWEARRAPKHNVYTRVMCWVTVDRALRIADRFDREPPGAWRQLREEIAHDVLTNGFNEEVGAFTVAYGETDLDSAALFVGLSGLLDADDPRFVSTVDAIERELRVGPTVFRYRYDDGLPGLEGGFHICTTWLIEAFIKVGRIDDAWDLFRQVDDLLGPTGLLSEEYDPVAEMHLGNHPQAYSHLGYIRVAQQLDAYRPS; encoded by the coding sequence ATGAGCACTGTCGAGCACGAGAGCGCAACCGAATCCCGATTGGCCACCATTGCCGCCTCGGTGAGGTCCTCCGAACTACTGGGCGACTTGGCCGAAGCGAGCCGAAGACTCGACCCCGTTCTCTTCCGGCGGCTCTTCGAACTCTCCCGGTCGCCATCCCTGCTGGTGGCCACCGATTACGACGGGACGATCGCCCCCATCGTCGACGTTCCCAGCCAGGCCTTCCCTTTGGAGGGCTCGGTCGACTCACTGCGCGCGCTCGCCTTGCTTCCGTCCACCTCGGCGGGGGTGATCTCCGGTCGCAGCCTGCGCGACCTCGCGGCGATGTCACGCCTGCCCCGGGAGGTCCACCTGTTCGGATCTCACGGCGGTGAGACCGACACATTCACCATCGACACCCTCACCGAAACACAGCGGACGGTCCTCGCCGACTTCCGGGCCGACCTCACCCGCACCCTGCCGCGCGATGTCATCGAGCACAAGACTACGGGCGCGGCCGTGCACCTGCGCGGACTCGACGAGACCGACCGGCGTGAGATCGAAGCCGCTGTCGAGAAGCTCGCGTCCGCTCACCCGATCCACCCCACTCGCGGCAAACAGGTCATCGACCTGTCCGTCGTGCCCTCCTCGAAGGCCGATGCGCTGACCCGGCTGCGCAGCCAGACCGGAGCGGAAGCCGTCGTGTTCATCGGCGATGACACCGCCGACGAATTCGCGCTCGAGACACTCGGCGCCGACGACCTCGGGCTCAAGGTCGGTGCCGAAGCCGCGCCCACTCACGCGGACTTCCGACTGGACTCACCGGCGGAAGTCTCCATCGTCCTCAGTGCACTGTTCGAGCTGCGGAAATCCTGGCTCTTCGGGCGCCGTGCCACCCCGATCCAGCGGCACAGCCTCATCGGAAACGGACAGTCGACCGCGCTCATCGACCCCGCCGGCAGCATCTGCTGGATGCCGCACCCGCTGCCACACTCGGCATCGATGTTCTCCGAGGTCCTCGGCACCGAGGCGGCCGGATTCTTCGCCGTCTCCCCCGAAAACGGGGCGGCCCCGCTGACCCAGCGGTACCTCGGGAACTCGACCCTGCTCGAGACCCGGTGGGCCGGGCTGAGCTGTGTGGACTACCTCGCTCCCGTCGACGGACACAGCGACGACACGATCGTCGTCCGCGTGCTCACCGGCGACACCCCGACCCGTATCCGCTTCGCACCCAGACTCGACTACGCCACGGTTCCCACCCGCATGACCAGGACCGATGACGGGGTGGCGGTGCTCGGTACCGCGGAGCCGATCGAACTCCACGCCCCCGGAATCGACTTCGACATCATCGAGAACGGAGACTCCCACACTGCCGCGGCGACCGTCGTCCCCTCGCAGCAGTCCGGCGGATCCGTCGTCCTCGTCCTCGCCTGCGGATCGGGCACGGGAGATGCCGGATATATGGCCACCGGCGGCGAGCATCATGTGCGCGAACGCGCGCTGAATTTCTGGACGAACTGGGTCGACTCGCTCACCCTGCCCAGCCACCACCGTGAAGAGGTCATCCGCTCCGCGATCACCCTGCGCGCCCTGTGCCACGAACCCACCGGCGGAGTCCTCGCCGCCCCCACGACCTCCCTGCCCGAGGGCATCGGCGGTGTCCGCAACTGGGACTACCGGTACACGTGGCTGCGCGACGGGTCGATGACCGTTCGGGCCCTGCTGGCCCTCGGATCCACCGGTGAGGCCGAAGGTTTCCTCTCCTGGCTCTCCGGCATCCTCGAGCGAACGGTCTCTCCCGAGCAGCTTCATCCGCTCTACGCCGTCGACGGTTCGGCGCTGACTACCGAGGCGGTGCTCAACCACCTGCCCGGATACGCCGGATCACGGCCGGTGCGGGTCGGCAATGCCGCCGAACATCAGGTCCAACTGGACGTGTTCGGCCCGGTTACGGAGCTCCTCGACGAACTCAGCGACCACCTCGGCGAGCTGCCCGAGGACTATTGGACTCTCACCTGTCAGATGGTCGAAGCCGTGGGCAAACGGTGGTTCGAGGCCGATCACGGGATCTGGGAGGCCCGGCGTGCGCCGAAGCACAACGTGTACACGCGGGTGATGTGCTGGGTGACGGTCGATCGGGCGCTGCGGATCGCGGACCGGTTCGACCGGGAGCCGCCCGGTGCGTGGAGGCAGCTTCGTGAGGAGATCGCCCACGACGTGCTCACCAATGGCTTCAACGAGGAGGTCGGGGCGTTCACCGTCGCCTACGGTGAAACGGACCTGGACTCGGCGGCGCTGTTCGTCGGCCTCTCGGGGCTGCTCGACGCCGACGACCCGCGGTTCGTGTCCACCGTCGACGCGATCGAGCGCGAACTGCGCGTCGGCCCGACTGTCTTCCGCTACCGGTATGACGACGGGCTGCCCGGACTCGAGGGTGGATTCCACATCTGCACGACGTGGCTCATCGAAGCCTTCATCAAGGTCGGCCGCATCGACGATGCCTGGGATCTGTTCCGGCAGGTCGACGACCTGCTTGGACCCACCGGACTGCTGTCGGAGGAGTACGACCCCGTCGCCGAGATGCACTTGGGCAACCACCCGCAGGCGTACTCACACCTCGGCTACATCCGCGTCGCCCAGCAGCTCGACGCCTACCGCCCGAGCTGA
- a CDS encoding Rieske (2Fe-2S) protein, protein MTTTPNSPAEADSTAPADPTRRRVMKTAGVAGTVAVIGGSVAATSACSSDEDAEPTKDSSLPASDVPVGSGTVIEDTYVITQPKEGEFFAFSSVCTHQGCQVTRVTEEAIVCPCHSSNFSVTTGEVMSGPAEEPLPKYEVSESGGTLTVKGK, encoded by the coding sequence ATGACGACGACCCCGAACAGCCCCGCCGAAGCCGACTCGACCGCACCGGCGGACCCGACCCGGCGCCGGGTGATGAAGACGGCGGGCGTGGCCGGAACGGTGGCGGTCATCGGCGGCTCGGTGGCGGCCACCTCGGCGTGTTCGTCCGACGAGGATGCGGAGCCGACGAAGGACTCGAGCCTGCCGGCCTCCGACGTTCCCGTCGGTTCCGGCACCGTCATCGAGGACACCTACGTGATCACTCAGCCGAAGGAAGGCGAGTTCTTCGCGTTCTCATCGGTGTGCACCCACCAGGGCTGCCAGGTCACTCGGGTCACCGAGGAGGCCATCGTCTGCCCGTGCCATTCCTCGAACTTCTCGGTGACAACCGGAGAGGTGATGTCCGGGCCGGCCGAGGAGCCGCTGCCGAAGTACGAGGTCTCCGAAAGCGGCGGCACGCTCACCGTCAAGGGCAAGTAA